The sequence CGATGCACATGAACACCACGATGGCGTTCCGCCTGATCAGCACCCCGGCCGCGCCGATGGTGAACAACAGGGCGGCCAGGTAGAGGTAGTAGACCGGGTTCATTTCTTGGCCCCCTCCGGGTGCTCCTTGGGCGCCGGGCCACCGGACGGCGGGGGCTCGGGTTCGTCCGCGGACTCACGCCCCAGCCATTTCTCGGAGCGCTGCTCCAGCGCCTTCAGCTCGGCGAGCGACTCCCGTGAGACGTCGCGGATCTGGCCGCGCCCGCGCAGCGTGGGGTTGACCGTCAGCTCGGACGGAGTGCCGTCGGGCAGCAGGCCCGGGATGTCCACGGCGTTGTGCCGGGCGTAGACGCCGGGGGCGGGCAGCGGCGGGATGTGCGTGCCGTCCTTGATGCGGGCGATGGACTGTTCGCGCTGGCTCTTGGCGCGCTCCGTACGCTCGCGGTGGGTGAGCACCATGGCGCCGACGACCGCGGTGATCAGCAGCGCGCCGGTGATTTCGAAGGCGAAGACGTACTTGGTGAAGATGAGCGCGGCCAGGCCCTGCACATTGCCGCCGGCGTTGGCGTCCCCCAGCCCGTTGAACTGCTGGAGCGAGGCATTGCCGATACCGGCGATGAGCAGGATGCCGAAGCCGATGCCCAGGCCCGCGGCGAGCCAGCGCTGGCCCTTGAGCGTCTCCTTGAGGGAGTCCGCGGCGGTGACGCCGACCAGCATGACGACGAAGAGGAAGAGCATCATGATCGCGCCGGTGTAGACGACGATCTGGACGATGCCGAGGAAGTACGCGCCGTTGGCCAGATAGAAGATCGCCAGGACGATCATGGTCCCGGCCAGGGAGAGGGCGCTGTGGACGGCGCGCCTGAGCATGACCGTGCACAGCGCGCCGGTGACGGCGACGATGCCCAGGAGCCAGAACTGCACGGCCTCGCCGGTGGAGGCCGCGGCGGCGAGGGCGGTCATGACCGCACCTCCTTGTCCTGAGACGCCGCCGCCTCTTCCGGCCGTTCGCCCTTGGAGGCGGCGACCTGACGGACCGTCCCGGGCGCGGCCTCGGTCACCAGCCCCTTGTAGTAGTCCTTCTCCGTCATGCCCGGGTAGATCGCATGCGGGGAGTCGACCATGGTGTCCTCCAGGCCGACGAGCAGCTCTTCCTTGGTGTAGATGAGCGAGGTGCGGGTCTTGTCGGCGAGTTCGTACTCGTTGGTCATGGTCAGCGCGCGGGTCGGACATGCCTCCACGCACAGACCGCACAGAATGCAGCGCAGATAGTTGATCTGGTAGACGCGGCCGTAGCGCTCGCCCGGGGAGTAGCGCTCCTCGTCGGTGTTGTCGGCGCCCTCGACGTAGATGGCGTCCGCGGGGCAGGCCCAGGCACACAGCTCGCAGCCGATGCACTTCTCCAGGCCGTCCGGATGGCGGTTGAGCTGATGGCGGCCGTGGAAGCGCGGGGCCGTCGGCTTCTTCTCCTCCGGGTACTGCTCGGTCAGCCGCTTCTTGAACATGGCCTTGAAGGTCACGCCGAAGCCGGCCACGGGGTTCTGGAACTCAGGCACCGTCGCCCCCCTTTCCGTCGATACCGTTTCCGTCACGGACAGTGTCCAGCCCGCCACTGACAATCAGCTCCCGCTCGGACTCGGGGCCCCAGCGCGGCCGCCTCCGCGGCACCGGCGGCAGGCTCTGTCCGGGCAGCGGCGGTACGGGGAATCCGCCGGCCATCGGGTCGAACTCCCCGTCCCCGTCCGGCTCCTGAACCGGCTCGCCGCGCCGGAAGAAGTCCACGAGCAGCGAGATCAGCAGCAGGGTGATGGCGCCCCCGGCGACGTAGAGCACGATCTGCTGGAACTGGTAGCCCTCGTTCTTCAGCGCCCGGACGGTGGCGACCAGCAGCAGCCAGACCAGCGAGACCGGGATGAGGACCTTCCAGCCCAGCTTCATCAACTGGTCGTAGCGCACCCGCGGGAGCGTGCCGCGCAGCCAGATGAAGAAGAACAGCAGCAGCTGGACCTTGATCGTGAACCAGAGCATCGGCCACCAGCCGTGGTTCGCACCCGCCCAGAAGGAGGAGATCGGGTACGGGGCCCGCCAGCCGCCCAGGAAGAGCGTGGTCGCCACCGCCGAGACCGTCACCATGTTCACGTACTCGGCGAGCATGAACATCGCGAACTTGATGGACGAGTACTCGGTGTTGAAGCCGCCGACGAGGTCGCCCTCGGACTCGGGCATGTCGAACGGAGCGCGGTTGGTCTCGCCCACCATCGTCGCGATGTAGATGAGGAACGACACCGGCAGCAGCAGGACGTACCACCTGCTCTGCTGCGACTCCACGATCGTCGACGTCGACATCGACCCGGAGTAGAGGAAGACCGAGGCGAAGGCGGCGCCCATCGCGATCTCGTACGAGATCATCTGGGCGCAGGAGCGCAGCCCGCCGAGCAGCGGATAGGTCGAGCCGGAGGACCAGCCGGCCAGCACGATGCCGTAGATGCCGACGGAGGCGGTGGCCAGGACGTAGAGGATGCCGATGGGCAGGTCGGTGAGCTGCATCGGGGTGCGGACACCGAAGATGGAGACCTCGTTGTCGGCCGGGCCGAAGGGGATCACCGCGATCGCCATGAAGGCCGGGATGGCCGCGACGATCGGCGCGAGGACGTAGACGGCCTTGTCGGCGCGCCGCACGACCACGTCCTCCTTGAGCATCAGCTTGATGCCGTCGGCCAGGGACTGGAGCATGCCCCAGGGGCCGTGCCGGTTGGGGCCGATGCGCAGCTGCATCCAGGCGACGACCTTGCGTTCCCAGACGATGGAGAACAGCACGGTCAGCATGAGGAACGCGAAGCAGAAGACCGCTTTGACGACGACCAGCCACCAGGGATCGCGGCCGAACATCGACAGGTCTTCCTGCGCCAACACGGTTCCTGCGGCGGTCAGTTGGTCGAGCCGCTGCATCAGACCTCCTCCTCGGCGGGCTCCGTCGTGCCGGGTACGGCGGAGACCTTCACCAGCTCACCGGGGCGCGCCCCGGTGTCGGCGGCGACGCCACCGCCGACGGAATTCAGCGGCAGCCACACCACCCGGTCGGGCATCGGCGTCACCCGCAGCGGCAGCCGCACCGAGCCCGCCGGTCCCGTCACGGCCAGCAGGTCGCCGTCCTTGACGCCGGTCTCCTCGGCGGTGGCCGGCGACATCCGGGCGAGTGCGGCGTGCCGGGTGCCGGCCAGCGCCTCGTCGCCTTCCTGGAGCAGGCCCTGGTCCAGGAGGAGGCGGTGCCCGGCCAGTACGGCCTCGCCGGTGTCGGGGCGGGGCAGCGGGCTTCCGCTCTCCACGGGCTCCCCGGCCCACGGGCCGTCCCAGCCGCCGAGCCGTGCCATCTCGCGGCGTACGGCGTGGACGTCCGGCAGGCCCAGATGGGCGTCCAGGGCGTCCGCGAGCATATGCAGCACCCGCGCGTCCGGCAGCAGATGGCGCCGGGTCATCTGGTCGGGTTTGAGCGCGGCCTCGAACGGCCGGGCCCGGCCCTCCCAGTTGAGGAACGTGCCGGCCTTCTCGACCACGGCCGCCACCGGGAGGACCACATCGGCCCGTTCGGTGACCTGTGAGGGCCGCAGTTCCAGGCTGACCAGGAAGCCGACCTCGTCCAGGGCTGTCAACGCGCGGGCCGGGTCGGGCAGGTCGGCGACCTCGACGCCCGCCACCAGGAGCGCGCTCAGCTCTCCGGTGGCCGCGGCCTCGATGATCTGGCCGGTGTCGCGGCCGTGGCGGTGCGGGAGTTCGGCCAGGCCCCAGGCGGCGGCGACCTCGTCGCGGGCCCGGGGATCGGTGGCCGGACGGCCGCCGGGCAGCAGCCCCGGCAGCGCGCCCGCTTCCAGGGCGCCGCGCTCACCGGCCCGCCGCGGGATCCACACCAGGCGGGCGCCGGTGGCGGTGGCCGCGCGGACGGCGGCGGTCAGGGCGCCCGGCACCGCGGCCAGCCGCTCGCCGACGACGATCACCGCGCCGTCCTGGCGCAGCGCCTCGGCGGCCGCGCGCCCTTCGCCCTCCAGGCCGACGCCGCCGGCCAGCGCGTCGAGCCATTCGGTCTCGGTGCCGGGCGCCGCCGGGAGCAGCGCGCCGCCCGCCTTGATCAGGCCGCGCGAGGCGTACGGGGCCAGCCCGTAGGTGTGTTGGCCGCTCCTGCGGTGCGCCTTGCGCAGTCGCAGGAAGACGCCGGGGGCCTCCTCTTCGGCCTCGATACCGGCCAGGAGGACGGCCGGTGCCTCCTCCAGGGCGGTGTACGTGAGGCCCCCGCCCCCGAGGTCCCGGCCCCGCCCGGCGACCCGGGCCGCCAGGAAGTCGGCCTCCTCGGCGCTGTGGACCCGCGCCCGGAAGTCGATGTCGTTGGTGTCCAGCGCGACCCGGGCGAACTTGGCGTAGGCGTAGGCGTCCTCGACGGTCAGCCGGCCGCCGGTCAGGACGCCGGTGCGGCCCTTGGCGGCGGACAGCCCCCGGGCCGCGGCCTCCAGGGCGTCCGGCCAGCTCGCCGGTTCCAGTGCGCCGGTCTCCCGGTTGCGCACCAGCGGGTGCTCCAGCCGGTCCCTCTGCTGCGCGTAGCGGAAGGCGAACCTCCCCTTGTCGCAGATCCACTCCTCGTTGACCTCGGGGTCGTTGGCGGCCAGCCGCCGCAGGACCTTGCCGCGCCGGTGGTCCGTACGCGTCGCGCAGCCGCCCGCGCAGTGCTCGCACACCGACGGCGAGGAGACCAGGTCGAAGGGGCGGGAGCGGAAGCGGTACGCGGCCGAGGTGAGCGCGCCGACCGGGCAGATCTGGATGGTGTTGCCGGAGAAGTACGACTCGAACGGGTCGCCCTCGCCGGTGCCGACCTGCTGGAGGGCGCCGCGCTCGACCAGCTCGATCATCGGGTCGCCGGCGATCTGGTTGCTGAAGCGGGTGCAGCGCGCGCACAGCACGCACCGCTCGCGGTCCAGCAGCACCTGGGTGGAGATCGGCACCGGTTTGGCGAAGGTGCGCTTCCTGCCGTCGAAGCGCGACTCCGGGTCGCCGACCTGCATCGCCTGGTTCTGCAGCGGACACTCGCCGCCCTTGTCGCAGACCGGGCAGTCCAGCGGGTGGTTGATCAGCAGCAGCTCCATCACCCCGCGCTGCGCCTTCTCGGCCACCGGGGAGGTCAGCTGTGTTTTGACGACCATGCCGTCGGTGCAGGTGATGGTGCACGAGGCCATCGGCTTTCGCTGGCCCTCGACCTCGACGATGCACTGGCGGCAGGCGCCGGCCGGGTCCAGCAGCGGATGGTCGCAAAAACGCGGGATCTCGATGCCGAGGAGTTCGGCGGCGCGGATGACCAGCGTCCCCTTGGGGACGGAGATCTCGATGCCGTCGATCGTCAGGGTGACGAGGTCCTCGGGCGGGAGGGCCGTGGAGCCGCTGTTCGCCCCCGTGGTTGTGACGGTCATGCATTCACCCCCAGGTGAGCGTCGTTGTCGGCCCACAGGGTCGACTTGGCGGGGTCGAAGGGGCAGCCCTTGCCGCTGATGTGCTGCTCGTACTCCTCGCGGAAGTACTTCAGCGAGGAGAAGATCGGGGAGGCGGCGCCGTCGCCGAGGGCGCAGAAGGACTTGCCGTTGATGTTGTCGGCGATGTCGTCGATCTTGTCGAGGTCCGCCATCCGGCCCCTGCCGGCCTCGATGTCGCGCAGCAACTGCACCAGCCAGTAGGTGCCTTCGCGGCAGGGCGTGCACTTGCCGCAGGACTCGTGGGCGTAGAACTCGGTCCAGCGGGTGACGGCGCGCACCACGCAGGTGGTCTCGTCGAAGCACTGGAGCGCCTTGGTGCCGAGCATCGAGCCGGCCTCGCCGACGCCCTCGTAGTCGAGGGGCACGTCGAGGTGTTCGTCGGTGAACATCGGCGTGGACGAGCCGCCCGGCGTCCAGAACTTCAGCCGGTGGCCGGGGCGCATGCCGCCGCTCATGTCGAGCAGCTGGCGCAGGGTGATGCCCAACGGGGCTTCGTACTGGCCCGGGTTGGCGACATGGCCGCTGAGCGAGTAGAGCGTGAAGCCCGGGGACTTCTCGCTGCCCATCGACCTGAACCACTCTTTCCCTTTGTTCAGGATCGCGGGAACCGACGCGATGGATTCGACGTTGTTCACCACAGTGGGGCAGGCGTAGAGGCCCGCCACCGCCGGGAAGGGAGGACGCAGCCGGGGCTGTCCGCGACGGCCCTCCAGGGAATCCAGCAGCGCGGTTTCCTCACCGCAGATGTACGCGCCGGCGCCCGCGTGCACGATCACATCCAGGTCGAGTCCCGATCCGAGGATGTCCTTTCCGAGGAAGCCCGCCGTATACGCCTCCCGTACGGCCTCGTGCAGTCGGCGCAGTACGGGAACGACCTCGCCGCGCAGATAGATGAAGGCGTGGTTCGACCGGATCGCATGACAGGCGATCACGATCCCCTCGATGAGGGCATGCGGGTTCGCGAAGAGGAGCGGGATGTCCTTGCAGGTCCCGGGCTCCGATTCGTCGGCGTTGACAACGAGATAGTGCGGTTTGCCGTCGCCCTGCGGGATGAACTGCCATTTCATGCCGGTGGGGAAGCCTGCACCGCCGCGGCCGCGCAGGCCGGAGTCCTTGACGTAGGCGATGACGTCGTCGGGCGGCATGGCCAGCGCCTTGCGCAGGCCCGCGTAGCCGTCATGGCGGCGGTAGGTCTCCAGCGTCCAGGATTCCGGCTCGTCCCAGAAGGCGGACAGGACGGGCACGAGGAGCTTTTCGGGGTCGCTCCCGGCCTCGGGCCGGGTGCCCCCGTACTCGGCGGCCACGGTCATCACTCCCCCTCCTCATCGGCGTGCGGTCCGGCGGCAGTGTCACTGCGGGGCGAAGCCCCTCCGTCCGGGGCGGTGGTGGGCGACGGGTGGGCGGGTTCGGAGGCCGCGGTCTGCTGCGGCGCGTCATGCGAGCTGGGGTGGCCCGAGGGCGGCGGTTCGTCGGGGTGGCCACCGGGCGGCTCATCGGTGGGGCCCGTGGCCGGGGTGCGCGGGGCGATGACGTGGTCGGTGCCGCGGCCCGGGGCGCCCTCGCCCCTGGCCAGGCGCAGCCCGACGAGCGAGGCTTCGCCCGCGCCGCCGGTGGCCGCGACGGCGCCCGGGCGCGCATCGGGGAAGCCCGCCAGGATCCGGGACGTCTCCTTGAAGGTGCACAAGGGGGCGCCGCGGGTGGGTTCGACGGTGCGCCCGGCCCGCAGATCGTCGACCAGACGCTTGGCGGTCTCGGGCGTCTGGTTGTCGAAGAACTCCCAGTTGACCATCACGACGGGGGCGAAGTCGCAGGCGGCGTTGCACTCGATGTGTTCGAGGGTGACGGCGCCGTCCTCGGTGGTCTCGCCGTTCTCGACGCCGAGGTGCCGCTTGAGCTCGTCGAAGATGGCGTCGCCGCCCATCACCGCGCACAAGGTGTTGGTGCAGACCCCGACCTGGTAGTCGCCGCCGTCGTTGCGGCGGTACATGGAGTAGAAGGTCGAGACGGCGGTGACCTCGGCCGTGGTCAGGTCGAGCCGCTCGGCGCAGAAGCGGATGCCGGTGCGGGTGATGTGTCCCTCCTCGGCCTGGACGAGGTGCAGCAGCGGCAGCAGCGCGGACCGCGGGCCGGGGTAGCGGGCGATCACCTCCTCGGCGTCCGCCTCCAGCCGGGCCCGTACCTCGGCGGGGTAGTCGGGAGCGGGGAGTTGGGGCATGCCCAGCTGGACGTCGTTCACCGGTCGACGCCTCCCATCACGGGGTCGATGGACGCGACGGCGACGATGACGTCGGCGACCTGGCCGCCTTCGCACATCGCCGCCATGGCCTGGAGGTTGGTGAAGGACGGATCGCGGAAGTGCACGCGGTAGGGGCGGGTGCCGCCGTCGCTGACCGCATGGACGCCCAGTTCGCCCTTGGGGGATTCCACGGCGCAGTACGCCTGGCCGGGCGGAACGCGGAAGCCCTCCGTCACCAGCTTGAAGTGGTGGATCAGGGCCTCCATCGAGGTGCCCATGATCTTCTTGATGTGGTCGAGGGAGTTGCCGAGGCCGTCGGGGCCCAGGGCCAGCTGCGCGGGCCAGGCGATCTTCTTGTCCTCGACCATGATCGGGCCCGGTGCGAGCCGGTCCAGGCACTGTTCGACGATCCGCAGCGACTGGCGCATCTCCTCCAGCCGGATCAGGAACCGGCCGTAGGCGTCGCAGGTGTCGGCGGTGGGCACCTCGAAGTCGTAGCTCTCGTATCCGCAGTACGGCTGCGTCTTGCGCAGGTCGTGGGGGAGTCCGGCGGAGCGCACGATGGGGCCGGTGGCGCCGGTGGCCAGACAGCCGGCCAGGTCGAGATAGCCGATGTTCTCCATGCGGCCCTTGAAGACCGGGTTGCCGGTGGCGAGCTTGTCGTACTCGGGGAGGTTCCTGCGCATCTTCTTGACGAAGGCGCGCACCTGGTCGACGGCGCCCGGGGGCAGGTCCTGGGCCAGGCCGCCGGGCCGGATGTAGGCGTGGTTCATGCGCAGGCCGGTGATCAGCTCGTAGAGGTCGAGGATCAGTTCCCGGTCGCGGAAGCCGTAGATCATGATCGTGGTGGCGCCCAGTTCCATCCCGCCGGTGGCGATGGCGACGAGGTGGGAGGAGAGCCGGTTGAGCTCCATCAGCATGACGCGGATGACCGAGGCCCGCTCGGGGATCCGGTCGGTGATGCCGAGCAGCTTCTCGACGGCCAGGCAGTAGGCGGTCTCGTTGAAGAACGGGGTGAGGTAATCCATCCGCGTGACGAAGGTGGTGCCCTGCGTCCAGGTCCGGTATTCGAGGTTCTTCTCGATACCGGTGTGCAGATAGCCGATACCGCAGCGGGCCTCGGTGACGGTCTCGCCGTCGATCTCCAGGATCAGCCGGAGCACGCCGTGGGTGGAGGGGTGCTGCGGCCCCATGTTGACGATGATCCGCTCGTCGTCGGACTTCATCGCCCGCGCGGCGACCTCGTCCCAGTCGCCGCCGGTGACGGTGTAGACCGCGCCCTCGGTGGTGTCGCGCGCGACAGACGGGGGCGGCCCGGCGGGCCTCGATGAGGGGCGGTGGTCGGGAGACGGGTGGGCGGGTGGGGTGGTCATCAGCTGTACGACCTCCGCTGGTCCGGAGCCGGGATCTGGGCGCCCTTGTACTCGACGGGGATGCCGCCGAGCGGGTAGTCCTTGCGCTGCGGGAAGCCCTGCCAGTCGTCGGGCATCATGATCCGCGTCAGCGCGGGATGGCCGTCGAAGACGAGACCGAAGAAGTCGTAGGTCTCGCGCTCGTGCCAGTCATTGGTCGGATAGACGCTCACGAGCGAGGGCACGTGCGGGTCGGCGTCGGGCGCGGAGACCTCCAGCCGGATGAGCCGGTTGTGGGTGATCGAGCGCAGGTGGTAGACGGCGTGCAGCTCGCGGCCCGTGTCCTCGGGGTAGTGCACCCCGCTCACACCCGTACACAGCTCGAAGCGCAGCGCCGGGTCGTCGCGCAGGATCTTGGCGACCGCCGGCAGATACTCCCGCTCGATGTGGAAGGTCAGCTCCGCGCGGTCCACGACGGTTTTGGCGATGACGTTCTCGGGCACCAGGCCCTGCTCGTCGAGGGCGCCCGCCAGTTCGTCGGCGATCTCGTCGAACTCGCCGTAGCCTTCCGCGGCGCCGCGCGGTCCCCCGTAGGGCCGGCTGCTCGCCCCGGGCAGCCGTACGGTGCGCACCAGGCCGCCGTAACCGGAGGTGTCGCCGCCGTTGTTGGCGCCGAACATGCCGCGGCGGGTGCCGATCACCTCGCCAGTGTCGTCACGCTGGACCGGGACGCCGCCGTTGTGGTTCGCCTGGTCGCGCTCGGGGTTCTTCGGGTCACTCACCGCGGCAGCCCCTTCTGTCCGGCCGAGAGGGGCATCTCGATCAGGGGAAGCGCCTTGAGGGCCGCCTCCTCCGCCTCTCGGGCGGCCTGCTCCTGGTTGACGCCGAGCTTGGTGTCCTGGATCTTGCGGTGGAGTTTGAGAATGGCGTCCATCAGCATTTCGGGACGCGGCGGGCAGCCCGGCAGATAGATGTCGACGGGAACGATGTGGTCGACGCCCTGCACGATCGCGTAATTGTTGAACATGCCGCCCGAGGAGGCGCACACCCCCATGGAGATCACCCATTTCGGGTTCGGCATCTGGTCGTAGACCTGCCGCAGCACGGGCGCCATCTTCTGACTGACCCGGCCGGCCACGATCATCAGATCCGCCTGCCGCGGGGAGCCGCGGAAGACCTCCATGCCGAAGCGGGCCAGGTCGTAGCGCCCGGCGCCGGTGGTCATCATTTCGATGGCGCAGCAGGCCAGCCCGAAGGTCGCCGGGAAGACCGAGGATTTGCGCACCCATCCCGCGGCCTGCTCGACAGTGGTCAGCAAAAAGCCGCTCGGCAGCTTCTCTTCAAGTCCCATGGGTGACCCCTAGTCCCATTCCAGGCCGCCACGGCGCCAGACATAGGCGTAGGCGACGAAGACGGTGAGCGCGAAGAGGAGCATCTCGACGAGCCCGAAGATCCCGAGGGCGTCGAAGGTGACGGCCCAGGGGTAGAGGAAGACGATCTCGATATCGAAGACGATGAAGAGCATCGCCGTCAGGTAGTACTTGATCGGAAAGCGACCGCCGCCGGACGGCTGCGGGGTCGGCTCGATTCCGCATTCGTACGCCTCAAGCTTCGCCCGGTTGTAGCGCCTGGGTCCGACGAGCGTGGCCATCACGACCGAGAAGATCGCAAAGCCTGCCCCGAGGGCTCCCAGTACGAGGAGGGGCGCATAAGCGTTCACCGTCCTCGCTCCCTTCAGTCGACGATGACTGGATGGCGGTCCGCTCGGGCCCACTGGGCTGCCCCGGAGAGATCGTGCATATGTGAGGCAGTTCACAAGCCCGAACGCCTGCATCTTATGCCCGCCGGTCTGTGATCTGCGACACGGGGTGCGACAACGACTTTGTGATCTTCACCACCTGACGAAGGATCATGAAGCCGAATCGTCGGTGATCTTCATACGCGAAGCGCGCGAGTGATCACTTGAGGTGACATTCGCCGGGGTTACCGCTGGTCAGCGACGCGGCCTCTTTATCAAGCCAGGGCCGTTTCAAGCAAATTGGCGCGAGAACCGGCCAACTGGTATATGCCGCCGAGCCCGTTGGGTGACCCGGCCGTGATGCGACCGTGATCGTCGGTGCGTGCTCGCGTTCACGAGCGGACCCCCGGACGGTCGACCGGGCGACGGACCGGGTGCCGTCCGACGGTCGCGCGAAGCGGACCTCGCCCGTCAGATCACGGGAACATAACGGACACTCAAGAGTGACCTATCCCACGCGGTTTCACGCGATAAGTCCTTGACGGCCGGGAAGCCTTGGCGTGGCGGGTGCAGAGGTGGTAAGCCCCTCCCGACGCCCCATCAGGCTGCAAATGCCATGCGTAGGAACATGATCGCGGAATCCGGACATCACGCTTCCGCCTAGTCGTGCGACCAAAAGATCCCTTTTGTTCGTCGCGTACACGTCAAGTGTGGTGCACGCCACCTTTCTTGGCAGCAACCTGCGGCTCCTGATAGCCGTGGTGTCATGTCCCCGAACGCACTCATACCCAGCCACCGGAAGCCCCGCCGTTCCGCGTCCTCGCGGGCACTGCGTGCGGGCGTGACCGGTGGCTTCCTCACCCTCGCGGTGACCGGCGCCAGCGTGCCGGCCAACGCCATGGAAAGGCCCGTCTCCGAAACCCAGGAGATGCCCACCATCACGACAGCGCTGGCCACCAGCGCCACCAAGAGCGCGGACGCGGCCCAGCAGGTCGCGTTCGACTACGAGCGCCAGGCCCTCCAGGACAACGCGCTCGCCGAGGCCGCCAAGGTCGCGGAGAAGCACAAGGCCGAGGCCGTGAAGAAGGCCAAGGCCGAGGCCGCGGCCAAGAAGAAGGCCGCGGAGGCCCGCCGCGCCAAGGAGGCCGCCCAGGCCCGCGCCTCGCGCTCCGCCGTCCGCACCTCGCTCTCCGCCGGCACCGGCAACGCCGCCACCCTGGTCTCCTTCCTCAAGGCCCAGCTCGGCAAGGCGTACGTCCTCGGCGCCACCGGCTCCTCGTCGTACGACTGCTCCGGCCTGACCCAGGCCGCGTTCAAGCAGATCGGGATCGACCTGCCGCGCGTCTCGCAGGACCAGTCCACCCAGGGCACCCAGGTCGGCCTCAGCAACCTCCAGGTCGGCGACCTCCTCTACTGGGGCAGCGCGGGCAGCGCCTACCACGTCGCCGTCTACGTCGGCGACGGCAAGTTCATCGGCGCCCAGAACCCGAGCACCGGCATCGTCGAGCGCCCGCTCAGCTACGACATGCCCACCGGCGCGGTGCGCGTCCTCTAGGACCGCCGCACCCCCGGTAGCCGCGAAGGGCCGCCCCTCCCCCGGGGCGGCCCTTCGTCGTACCGGTCCGGCGCCCGGTCACCGCTTGATGAACTCCAGCACGTCGGCGTTCAGCTGGGCGTGGTGGCTGGCGTAGATGCCGTGCCCGGCGGTCGGGTACTCCTTGTACGTCGCGCCCGGGATCAGTTCGGCGGTGCGCCGCCCGGTGACCTCCACCGGCGCCGAGAAGTCGGCGGCACCGTGGACGACCAGCGCCGGGACGTCGATCTCGCGCAGCGCCGCCCGGCTGTCGGTGTGCACCGCCGCCTGCTGCGCCTGGAGGGTGGCCCACGGCGAAGCCGACAGGCACTGCGCCATGGTGTGCTCCACCA is a genomic window of Streptomyces gilvosporeus containing:
- a CDS encoding NADH-quinone oxidoreductase subunit D encodes the protein MTTPPAHPSPDHRPSSRPAGPPPSVARDTTEGAVYTVTGGDWDEVAARAMKSDDERIIVNMGPQHPSTHGVLRLILEIDGETVTEARCGIGYLHTGIEKNLEYRTWTQGTTFVTRMDYLTPFFNETAYCLAVEKLLGITDRIPERASVIRVMLMELNRLSSHLVAIATGGMELGATTIMIYGFRDRELILDLYELITGLRMNHAYIRPGGLAQDLPPGAVDQVRAFVKKMRRNLPEYDKLATGNPVFKGRMENIGYLDLAGCLATGATGPIVRSAGLPHDLRKTQPYCGYESYDFEVPTADTCDAYGRFLIRLEEMRQSLRIVEQCLDRLAPGPIMVEDKKIAWPAQLALGPDGLGNSLDHIKKIMGTSMEALIHHFKLVTEGFRVPPGQAYCAVESPKGELGVHAVSDGGTRPYRVHFRDPSFTNLQAMAAMCEGGQVADVIVAVASIDPVMGGVDR
- a CDS encoding NADH-quinone oxidoreductase subunit C, with protein sequence MSDPKNPERDQANHNGGVPVQRDDTGEVIGTRRGMFGANNGGDTSGYGGLVRTVRLPGASSRPYGGPRGAAEGYGEFDEIADELAGALDEQGLVPENVIAKTVVDRAELTFHIEREYLPAVAKILRDDPALRFELCTGVSGVHYPEDTGRELHAVYHLRSITHNRLIRLEVSAPDADPHVPSLVSVYPTNDWHERETYDFFGLVFDGHPALTRIMMPDDWQGFPQRKDYPLGGIPVEYKGAQIPAPDQRRSYS
- a CDS encoding NuoB/complex I 20 kDa subunit family protein — translated: MGLEEKLPSGFLLTTVEQAAGWVRKSSVFPATFGLACCAIEMMTTGAGRYDLARFGMEVFRGSPRQADLMIVAGRVSQKMAPVLRQVYDQMPNPKWVISMGVCASSGGMFNNYAIVQGVDHIVPVDIYLPGCPPRPEMLMDAILKLHRKIQDTKLGVNQEQAAREAEEAALKALPLIEMPLSAGQKGLPR
- a CDS encoding NADH-quinone oxidoreductase subunit A — translated: MNAYAPLLVLGALGAGFAIFSVVMATLVGPRRYNRAKLEAYECGIEPTPQPSGGGRFPIKYYLTAMLFIVFDIEIVFLYPWAVTFDALGIFGLVEMLLFALTVFVAYAYVWRRGGLEWD
- a CDS encoding C40 family peptidase, with the translated sequence MSPNALIPSHRKPRRSASSRALRAGVTGGFLTLAVTGASVPANAMERPVSETQEMPTITTALATSATKSADAAQQVAFDYERQALQDNALAEAAKVAEKHKAEAVKKAKAEAAAKKKAAEARRAKEAAQARASRSAVRTSLSAGTGNAATLVSFLKAQLGKAYVLGATGSSSYDCSGLTQAAFKQIGIDLPRVSQDQSTQGTQVGLSNLQVGDLLYWGSAGSAYHVAVYVGDGKFIGAQNPSTGIVERPLSYDMPTGAVRVL